From a region of the Candidatus Methylomirabilota bacterium genome:
- a CDS encoding dehydratase produces MRYFEDIPVGEEARTPARTVTEADLVTYAWISGDHEALDQTRGEPGLSPAVPENLIIAITSGLGLRVAVTQPRVLAFMVLDWHFLAPVRIGDTVHCRIQVTAKRGLKEGGVLVEKRQILNQRGEVVQQGEYKLLIARRPRP; encoded by the coding sequence GTGCGATACTTCGAGGACATTCCGGTCGGGGAGGAGGCGCGGACGCCCGCGCGAACGGTCACCGAGGCGGATCTCGTGACCTATGCCTGGATCTCGGGCGACCACGAGGCGCTCGACCAGACGCGTGGCGAGCCCGGGCTGTCGCCGGCGGTGCCCGAAAACCTGATCATTGCCATCACCTCCGGGCTCGGTCTCCGGGTCGCCGTGACGCAGCCGCGTGTCCTGGCCTTCATGGTGCTCGACTGGCACTTTCTCGCCCCGGTGCGGATTGGCGACACGGTGCACTGCCGGATTCAGGTGACCGCCAAGCGTGGCCTGAAAGAGGGGGGGGTGCTCGTGGAAAAACGGCAGATCCTGAACCAGCGCGGCGAGGTCGTCCAGCAGGGAGAGTACAAGCTGCTGATCGCGCGCCGGCCGAGGCCGTGA
- a CDS encoding MaoC/PaaZ C-terminal domain-containing protein, protein MTGEGRQYFEDIQVGDEFVSPGRTVTEADIVAFAGLSGDYNVLHTDAEFMRSSIFGERIAHGLLGLAIQSGLGSRAMPRPFATMAFLGLRWRFKGPIKIGDTIKVRIQVSDKRETSKPDRGIVVLQRSVLNQRGEVVQEGETDIMVERRP, encoded by the coding sequence ATGACCGGGGAGGGCCGGCAGTACTTCGAGGATATCCAGGTAGGGGACGAGTTCGTGTCTCCCGGGCGGACGGTGACCGAGGCCGACATCGTCGCCTTCGCCGGGCTCTCGGGTGACTACAACGTCCTGCACACGGACGCCGAGTTCATGCGCAGCTCGATCTTCGGCGAGCGGATCGCCCACGGGCTCCTCGGGCTCGCCATCCAATCCGGCCTCGGCAGCCGGGCCATGCCTCGCCCGTTCGCGACCATGGCGTTCCTCGGCCTCCGCTGGCGCTTCAAGGGGCCGATCAAGATCGGGGACACCATCAAGGTGCGGATCCAGGTCTCCGACAAGCGGGAGACCTCGAAGCCCGACCGGGGCATCGTCGTCCTCCAGCGGTCGGTCCTGAACCAGCGCGGCGAGGTGGTTCAGGAGGGCGAGACGGATATCATGGTAGAGCGGCGACCGTAG